One window from the genome of Salvelinus sp. IW2-2015 linkage group LG30, ASM291031v2, whole genome shotgun sequence encodes:
- the rp9 gene encoding retinitis pigmentosa 9 protein → MSSRKRSRDSEDRGDRKRHKESKHDVEKLKKQARKLNQEVQKLKHLETFYEKPPPGLIKAEEYKPEDCIPADPGNEDARDFLAHAPTKGLWMPLGKEVKVMQCWRCKRYGHRTGDRECPFFIKGNQKLEQFRVAHEDPMYDLIRENKRNEKETRIQQLQQLLQDTTSSDSDSSSSSSSTGDRKKRKHKKKDKKKDKKKRKKRRKHKSSKTSDCSESD, encoded by the exons ATGTCTAGTAGAAAGAGATCGCGAGACTCGGAGGACAGAGGGGACCGCAAAAGGCACAAGGAATCAAAACACGATGTAGAAAAACTCAAGAAACAAGCGAGAAAACTCAACCAAGAAGTGCAAAAGCTGAAGCATTTGGAGACCTT TTATGAAAAACCTCCTCCTGGACTCATAAAG GCGGAGGAGTACAAACCAGAGGACTGTATTCCTGCTGATCCAGGAAATGAGGATGCTAGGGACTTCCTGGCTCATGCCCCCACCAAGGGGCTGTGGATGCCTCTGGGGAAGGAGGTGAAAGTGATGCAGT GTTGGAGATGCAAGCGCTATGGACACAGGACAGGGGACCGAGAGTGTCCCTTCTTCATCAAAGGAAACCAGAAACTGGAGCAGTTCAGAGTG GCACACGAAGACCCAATGTACGACCTGATCCGAGAAAACAAACGCAATGAAAAAGAAACAAG gaTCCAGCAGCTGCAGCAACTCCTGCAGGACACCACCTCCTCCGACTCGGacagctcctcctcttcctcctccaccggCGACCGCAAGAAGAGGAAACACaagaagaaggacaagaagaaggacaagaagaagaggaagaagaggaggaagcacAAGTCCTCCAAAACCAGTGACTGTTCTGAGTCCGATTGA